Within the Halorhabdus rudnickae genome, the region TGCGCGATGTCGAACATCTCATTTCAAACGTCGATGCCGAAAACGTGGTGATCACTGCCGACCACGGCGACGGATTCGGAGAATGGGGGTTCGTCTACTCCCATCCCTTTGGATTCCCCCATCCCGTGGTTCGGCGTGTTCCCTGGGCCGAAACGACTGCGTCCGATTCGGGAGGATACGAGCCGAAACCGCCCGAAACGGACGCTGTCCACAAGTCGGTCACTGATCAGTTGGAGGAACTCGGGTATCTATAGCGTCCTATCGTATCGTGGTGAGCCACTTGATAGGCTTCTTTGGTTTCGGTAGGCGTCTATTCTATTGACTTTATCAGAAATATACCATTATTACGGAAAACTACTTCATAGCCATCCATCTTGTTAACTGTTGACTGGTTAACCATTATCTTTGGAATATAATAATAGTCTGCATCAAATCCATGCTGGATGGATTTTTTAACGATATCGTCAAAGTTACTTGATTTACTTAAATCATGGCTAAACAGACGGAGTGCTTGGAAATCCTGATTAGGGTCGAATTCGGCTCCCCACGGAACATTGAGAACAGTCCTTTCAGCGTAGAAGGGAAGCTTCTCGGAAGCTGCTCCGATTGCAATAAATGTTGACTGTTCTGGTGTATTTTCGTGTATCCAGTTTGCTGCTTGTTGGTCGTCAGCGTTCCATCCACTGGTCATGAGTGTTGTGTCACCATCATAAACTCGCGTATACTGATTGCTTGCGTACATGACCCCGGAGAGTACGCTAAGTAGAATGATTGCTACAAGCGCGCCACGTTTGACAATTTGGCCCCACTCTTGTGACGTCGCTTTCGATTGCAACATTGGCAGGACACCCTCATACAGAAATGATACCGCCATTAGGATTTCCGCAAGATAAACGAACCGTTCCGCACCGGTAGTGAACCACGAGACAACGAACACCACGGGTAAAAACATCTTCCGTCGTGCAAGGAGATACAGCCCTCCGAGTGATCCACTATAGAACGCTACCGTTGAGGCGTATTGTGTCTGTTCCAGCGTCGGGACTTTGATTGCGAACCTAATGAATTTGATCACGGAATCGAGCGAAAGGGATACTCGACTCCCTGACGTGAGTCCCGCGAGAAACGGATCGATACCTGTATGAAGAAGAACGGTACCCCACCAGACTGATGCGATACTCACACCTCCGACGGCGACGATGGTCCCATGTACAAGGCCACTAATCGACCGATCTTTTGTCAAGTAGATGGTTAAAAACCACAATCCAGCTGCGTAACCACACAGGGGATGAGACAATACTGCGAGTCCAAACGAAACTGTTGCGCCGATAAGCCAGCGTCGATCGAAGTCGGAATAAAGACACAGGCCGAAGAAGACAGTCGCTAAAAAGAAGCAATAGCCGAGGCCGCGG harbors:
- a CDS encoding ArnT family glycosyltransferase; the encoded protein is MDQFSENLPYKEYYPYLIAIVSPITIVAAYNLFSNPKIPGLYLAMAREISNNGYLLPETIPHFTEGGIPFAYPPLGFYFIALVHDITGMEYLSATIFLSFVWNGVLGLLIYKIAQELFDDKIESIVATVLATTAPAIFWYMAIPGGAVRGLGYCFFLATVFFGLCLYSDFDRRWLIGATVSFGLAVLSHPLCGYAAGLWFLTIYLTKDRSISGLVHGTIVAVGGVSIASVWWGTVLLHTGIDPFLAGLTSGSRVSLSLDSVIKFIRFAIKVPTLEQTQYASTVAFYSGSLGGLYLLARRKMFLPVVFVVSWFTTGAERFVYLAEILMAVSFLYEGVLPMLQSKATSQEWGQIVKRGALVAIILLSVLSGVMYASNQYTRVYDGDTTLMTSGWNADDQQAANWIHENTPEQSTFIAIGAASEKLPFYAERTVLNVPWGAEFDPNQDFQALRLFSHDLSKSSNFDDIVKKSIQHGFDADYYYIPKIMVNQSTVNKMDGYEVVFRNNGIFLIKSIE